One window of the Magnolia sinica isolate HGM2019 chromosome 19, MsV1, whole genome shotgun sequence genome contains the following:
- the LOC131234872 gene encoding GDSL esterase/lipase 6 — MEKTLLFSLFLWILVASGSSIDVPAIFIFGDSIFDAGNNHFNKNCTIQADFPPYGQSFFRHPTGRFTNGRTVADFVCEMIGIDLQKPYLEAEMQVRNRSRKDYPANGMNFASAGSGVMKETNADSGVTPIQTQLQQFEALVNQNKIDKKIIERSFFFFESGSNDIFQYFIPFYTPKLDADAFVSTMITEVEHMIRCIYELGARRIAVFGLGPVGCVPARTLLGAPMDVCHEAMNQMVMKFNLGLESLIKDVPTKLPGAVGVYGATFDIIQRFRASPKDYGFSNTTNACCGEGTLGGMVQCGTGEYKVCGNPNEFLFWDYFHPTEHAYKLITKAFWGGKQQRIRPLNLRTLANITV, encoded by the exons ATGGAGAAGACCttactcttctctctctttctctggaTCTTGGTTGCATCTGGATCGTCGATCGATGTCCCGGCGATCTTCATATTCGGAGATTCGATCTTCGACGCTGGGAATAACCATTTCAATAAAAACTGCACCATCCAGGCAGATTTTCCACCGTACGGTCAAAGCTTCTTCCGTCACCCAACGGGACGGTTCACGAATGGGAGAACGGTCGCTGATTTCGTCT GCGAGATGATAGGCATCGATCTGCAAAAGCCATACTTGGAAGCGGAGATGCAAGTAAGGAACAGGAGCCGTAAGGATTATCCGGCGAACGGGATGAATTTCGCGAGTGCTGGGAGTGGTGTTATGAAGGAAACGAACGCAGATTCG GGTGTGACCCCCATCCAGACCCAGCTACAACAGTTTGAAGCCCTAGTGAATCAGAACAAGATCGACAAGAAGATCATCGAACGGTCCTTCTTCTTTTTCGAGTCTGGGTCCAACGACATCTTCCAGTATTTCATCCCCTTCTACACCCCGAAACTCGATGCAGATGCCTTCGTCAGCACTATGATCACAGAAGTCGAGCACATGATCCGGTGCATCTACGAACTCGGCGCACGTCGCATTGCTGTGTTTGGATTAGGCCCAGTTGGCTGTGTACCCGCACGGACGCTCTTGGGGGCTCCAATGGACGTGTGTCATGAGGCAATGAACCAAATGGTGATGAAATTCAACTTGGGCTTAGAAAGCCTGATTAAGGATGTGCCCACAAAGCTCCCAGGGGCTGTCGGTGTTTATGGAGCCACGTTCGACATCATCCAACGGTTCCGTGCTTCTCCTAAGGATTATG GCTTCTCTAATACAACTAATGCCTGCTGTGGTGAGGGCACTCTGGGTGGTATGGTACAATGTGGGACTGGAGAATACAAAGTGTGCGGGAATCCCAACGAATTCCTGTTTTGGGATTATTTCCATCCAACGGAGCACGCTTACAAGCTCATCACAAAGGCTTTCTGGGGTGGCAAGCAGCAGCGGATCAGGCCCCTTAATCTCAGGACTCTTGCGAACATCACTGTCTGA
- the LOC131235657 gene encoding serine/threonine-protein kinase VIK-like gives MDQESSDDFDMQLIGSFLSCASRGDKVGLNQMLREGTSPDVQDYDKRTALHLAASEGHASIVELLILYKASVNLEDRWQRTPLTDARLYGHRDICRILEVNGAKDSITDHSLNNLHNSRFSAEIIYFFKPYVQTFAHEQGLNEVNIDLSELNLEHSSPIDQGFYGESEKVKWRGTWVIKTIIQPKISKPEMRLSAKELSLLRELRHPNIVQFLGAIVHGEEMILITEFLSGGNLCNILRKRVRFDVPTSVRYALDIARGMNYLHQHKPNAIVHNNLCTRNLLQDEGGHLKIGEYWVQMLYEQIDPFHENCQRNDNSGSICNSPCQKKKDIEAFASIFYEMLEGRALFSNPNSNRAHPTLNDTVPKFKLSRCTDRIQE, from the exons ATGGATCAGGAGTCATCAGACGATTTCGACATGCAGTTGATTGGAAGCTTTCTCAGCTGTGCTTCAAGGGgtgataaggtgggcctcaatcagaTGTTGAGAGAAGGGACCTCTCCAGATGTACAAGACTACGATAAGAGGACAGCCTTGCATCTTGCTGCTAGTGAGGGCCATGCTTCTATTGTGGAGCTACTGATACTATACAAAGCCAGTGTCAATCTCGAAGACCGTTGGCAGCGGACT CCTTTGACAGATGCTAGACTCTACGGACATAGAGATATCTGCAGGATACTCGAAGTAAATGGTGCCAAGGATTCTATCACCGATCATTCTCT AAATAATCTGCACAATTCAAGATTTTCTGCTGAAATCATTTACTTTTTTAAACCCTATGTGCAGACTTTTGCACATGAACAGGGCTTGAATGAAGTGAATATTGATCTTTCTGAGTTGAATTTAGAGCATTCATCTCCAATTGACCAG GGTTTCTATGGGGAATCTGAGAAGGTCAAATGGCGTGGAACATGGGTCATTAAGACAATAATCCAACCAAAAATATCCAAACCTGAAAT GAGACTGTCTGCAAAGGAATTGTCTCTTCTAAGGGAACTTCGCCACCCGAATATCGTGCAGTTTCTTGGTGCAATTGTGCATGGGGAAGAGATGATCTTGATCACAGAGTTCTTGTCGGGT GGGAATCTATGTAATATTTTGAGAAAAAGAGTTCGCTTCGACGTACCCACATCGGTGCGCTATGCTTTGGATATTGCCCG GGGAATGAATTACCTTCACCAGCACAAGCCTAACGCTATCGTCCATAATAATTTATGTACCAG GAACTTGCTGCAAGATGAAGGGGGGCACTTGAAGATTGGTGAATATTGGGTTCAAATGCTTTACGAACAGATAGACCCTTTTCATGAAAACT GTCAGAGAAATGATAACTCAGGCTCCATTTGCAATTCTCCATGCCAGAAGAAGAAAGATATCGAAGCATTTGCCAGTATATTCTACGAG ATGCTGGAAGGACGGGCCTTGTTTTCTAACCCAAATTCTAATAGAGCACATCCAACATTGAATGATACTGTGCCCAAGTTCAAGCTAAGCCGATGCACGGACAGGATTCAAGAGTAA
- the LOC131235224 gene encoding uncharacterized protein LOC131235224 → MGNATSCAPLASTGPVKVLTLDGTLEEYIRPINAGDLMLDNPRQFVCDSIDLKVGHLVPGLTADEELEPRQLYFLLPIHMLYSVLTHEEMFSLTHKASKALKQSRSKNIGRIFPVLGDFCIFNSQIKPLKGSAREPNTILRVSRQGSWRPALDTIIESPSTLR, encoded by the coding sequence atgggcaATGCAACTTCATGTGCCCCACTTGCATCCACCGGCCCAGTGAAGGTTCTGACCCTTGATGGCACACTTGAGGAATACATAAGGCCAATCAACGCAGGTGATCTCATGCTAGATAACCCCAGGCAATTCGTCTGTGATTCGATCGatctcaaggtgggccacctAGTCCCAGGTCTCACCGCCGACGAGGAGCTCGAGCCACGTCAGCTCTACTTCTTACTTCCCATCCACATGCTCTACTCAGTGCTCACACATGAGGAGATGTTTTCACTCACTCACAAGGCTTCCAAAGCATTGAAACAAAGCCGATCAAAGAACATTGGTAGAATCTTTCCTGTTCTTGGTGATTTTTGCATCTTCAATTCCCAAATCAAACCGTTGAAAGGGTCCGCCAGAGAGCCGAACACCATCCTAAGGGTCTCGAGACAAGGATCATGGCGGCCCGCTTTGGATACAATCATCGAGAGCCCGAGCACATTGCGATGA